One Mauremys mutica isolate MM-2020 ecotype Southern chromosome 9, ASM2049712v1, whole genome shotgun sequence DNA segment encodes these proteins:
- the CITED1 gene encoding cbp/p300-interacting transactivator 1 isoform X1: protein MTQQEMSSLVYPSLGMKDRKAVAILHYPGVGMNISKASTGPHITSAGMMAPSAAPPPSKQPSFALPTAPHLLASMQLQKLNSQYHAMGVSGHPAEAGSIQSWGFGAQPLGQGALAPPAGAHSPGIIDSDPVDEEVLMSLVVELGLDRANELPELWLGQNEFDFAADFPSSR, encoded by the exons AT GACCCAGCAGGAGATGAGCTCTCTGGTTTATCCCAGCCTGGGCATGAAGGACCGCAAAGCAGTGGCCATCCTGCACTACCCCGGGGTGGGCATGAACATCAGCAAGGCCAGCACGGGACCCCACATCACCAGTGCGGGCATGATGgccccctctgcagcccccccaccctcaaAGCAGCCCTCCTTCGCCCTGCCAACGGCCCCTCACCTGCTGGCCAGCATGCAGCTGCAGAAACTCAACAGCCAGTACCATGCCATGGGGGTCTCAGGGCACCCGGCGGAGGCTGGGTCCATCCAGAGCTGGGGCTTTGGAGCCCAGCCCCTGGGCCAAGGGGCACTGGCTCCCCCTGCTGGCGCCCACAGCCCTGGCATTATTGATTCTGATCCAGTGGACGAGGAGGTGCTGATGTCACTGGTGGTGGAACTGGGCCTGGATAGAGCTAATGAGCTCCCAGAGCTGTGGCTGGGCCAGAACGAGTTTGACTTTGCTGCAGATTTCCCTTCCAGCCGCTGA
- the CITED1 gene encoding cbp/p300-interacting transactivator 1 isoform X2, which yields MSSLVYPSLGMKDRKAVAILHYPGVGMNISKASTGPHITSAGMMAPSAAPPPSKQPSFALPTAPHLLASMQLQKLNSQYHAMGVSGHPAEAGSIQSWGFGAQPLGQGALAPPAGAHSPGIIDSDPVDEEVLMSLVVELGLDRANELPELWLGQNEFDFAADFPSSR from the coding sequence ATGAGCTCTCTGGTTTATCCCAGCCTGGGCATGAAGGACCGCAAAGCAGTGGCCATCCTGCACTACCCCGGGGTGGGCATGAACATCAGCAAGGCCAGCACGGGACCCCACATCACCAGTGCGGGCATGATGgccccctctgcagcccccccaccctcaaAGCAGCCCTCCTTCGCCCTGCCAACGGCCCCTCACCTGCTGGCCAGCATGCAGCTGCAGAAACTCAACAGCCAGTACCATGCCATGGGGGTCTCAGGGCACCCGGCGGAGGCTGGGTCCATCCAGAGCTGGGGCTTTGGAGCCCAGCCCCTGGGCCAAGGGGCACTGGCTCCCCCTGCTGGCGCCCACAGCCCTGGCATTATTGATTCTGATCCAGTGGACGAGGAGGTGCTGATGTCACTGGTGGTGGAACTGGGCCTGGATAGAGCTAATGAGCTCCCAGAGCTGTGGCTGGGCCAGAACGAGTTTGACTTTGCTGCAGATTTCCCTTCCAGCCGCTGA